The Methanomassiliicoccales archaeon genome includes a region encoding these proteins:
- a CDS encoding TRAM domain-containing protein: MSNEYIQSSREIITIEEGKEYHVTVVDVGKQGDGIARINGLIIFVPGGKPGDEIDIRIIKLGRRCAFAEKI, encoded by the coding sequence ATGTCTAATGAATATATTCAAAGTAGCAGAGAGATAATAACCATTGAAGAAGGTAAGGAATATCATGTTACGGTTGTTGATGTAGGGAAGCAGGGTGATGGCATTGCTAGGATAAACGGCCTCATTATATTCGTTCCAGGAGGCAAGCCTGGTGATGAAATTGATATTAGAATAATAAAATTGGGACGACGATGTGCTTTTGCAGAAAAAATATAA